The proteins below are encoded in one region of Acidobacteriota bacterium:
- a CDS encoding RNA-binding protein, with product MSKRIYVGNLPYSSTEDELREIFGEYGEVVSVSLISDRETGRPRGFGFVEMSDGAEEAIENLHQKEVGGRVLTVNEARPREPRSHRGGW from the coding sequence ATGAGTAAGAGGATTTACGTCGGCAACCTGCCTTATAGCAGCACCGAGGACGAGCTTCGCGAGATCTTCGGTGAGTACGGTGAGGTGGTTTCGGTGAGCTTGATTTCGGATCGCGAGACCGGTCGCCCCCGCGGCTTCGGCTTCGTCGAGATGAGTGACGGCGCCGAAGAGGCCATCGAGAACCTCCATCAGAAGGAGGTCGGCGGTCGGGTGTTGACGGTCAACGAAGCCCGCCCCCGGGAGCCTCGCTCGCATCGCGGCGGCTGGTGA
- a CDS encoding glycosyltransferase family 39 protein, with protein MAALLTVLAVAAFLRFDGLGEPSLWLDEILHLEKARDAAHEPWHGWLAGVSVDRENGSLYYAGQLLGLKLFDGEVGVRVVPAVLGVITVALLFLVTWAASGSRRVAVVAAVLLAVSPLHVYYSREGRPYAAVMLLAVLLLFLALRERQAWARYAAYGACIATAYLGAVAAPVLISCGVLATLEWLRNRRSGHWVLATGTGLLLGLLLFPTVE; from the coding sequence TTGGCGGCCCTCCTGACCGTGCTCGCCGTCGCCGCCTTCCTGCGCTTCGACGGGCTCGGTGAGCCATCACTGTGGCTCGACGAGATCCTGCACCTGGAAAAAGCCCGGGACGCCGCCCACGAACCCTGGCACGGCTGGCTGGCCGGCGTGTCGGTGGATCGCGAGAACGGCTCCCTCTACTACGCCGGCCAGCTCCTGGGACTGAAGCTCTTCGACGGTGAGGTGGGTGTGCGGGTGGTGCCCGCCGTGCTGGGGGTGATCACCGTCGCCCTCCTCTTCCTGGTGACCTGGGCCGCCAGCGGCAGCCGCCGGGTGGCAGTGGTGGCGGCGGTGCTGCTGGCAGTTTCGCCCCTCCACGTCTACTACTCGCGCGAGGGGCGGCCCTACGCCGCGGTCATGCTGCTGGCCGTGCTGCTCCTATTCCTCGCCCTCCGGGAGCGCCAGGCCTGGGCCCGCTACGCCGCCTATGGAGCCTGCATCGCCACCGCCTACCTGGGAGCGGTGGCGGCTCCCGTGCTGATCTCCTGCGGTGTCCTGGCGACGCTGGAGTGGCTGCGCAACCGGCGCAGCGGCCATTGGGTTCTCGCCACCGGCACCGGGCTGCTCCTGGGACTGCTGCTCTTCCCTACCGTCGAG
- a CDS encoding RDD family protein has product MSSKSGSFELGQGELLLGRSRSCQLVLPDPSISRSHVLLIVEGNEVQVKDLDSSNGTYVNGKLIQEETVLEVGDRLTVGETELKLEDLDASSTAAATPSPVLLPKLDLPAEGPTRTAAGVGLLPDDDDFGREVIQEAFRRLAPQEDQDEPEEDEGEGTSIGLPVVAEQPPAEQPPASPDQSSGKSPEKAASENVTASSGVLREPSFSQVSPAEAGFETPSEAPPSSLEQSPKQSPKQPPKQPAKQSSAAASAPPSKGQAPEPQAEAGAGGELLPSLDDLDDLGSMPPRPSEAPGAAQSGGSATAPRKPVTTAAASKPRGDFPPAAGFWVRAGAGFLDWMLILVVSGAVSLLGGGPWQAQGSTLFSASAFALAVLVPVFGWSIWGTTPGKRLFSLYVLSVDHSSTIGVGRALLRFAGYFVSLLALGVGFLMIGFTGARRGLHDVIAGTYVARRD; this is encoded by the coding sequence CTGAGCTCTAAGTCCGGTTCGTTCGAGCTCGGGCAGGGAGAGTTGCTGTTGGGCCGCAGCCGGAGCTGCCAGCTGGTGCTTCCGGATCCCAGCATCAGCCGCAGCCATGTGCTCCTCATCGTGGAGGGGAACGAGGTCCAGGTGAAGGATCTGGACTCGAGCAATGGAACCTACGTCAACGGCAAGCTGATCCAGGAAGAGACCGTGCTCGAGGTGGGGGACCGGCTGACGGTGGGGGAGACGGAGCTCAAGCTGGAGGATCTGGACGCTTCCTCCACCGCCGCCGCGACCCCTTCGCCGGTGTTGCTTCCCAAGCTGGATCTGCCCGCGGAGGGCCCCACCCGCACCGCCGCCGGCGTGGGCTTGCTGCCGGACGACGACGACTTCGGCCGCGAGGTGATTCAGGAGGCCTTCCGGCGGCTGGCGCCGCAGGAGGATCAGGACGAGCCGGAGGAGGACGAGGGCGAAGGCACCAGCATTGGTCTGCCCGTCGTGGCAGAACAACCCCCGGCGGAACAGCCGCCGGCGTCCCCAGATCAGTCCTCCGGGAAGTCTCCCGAAAAAGCGGCCTCGGAAAACGTGACCGCCAGCTCCGGAGTTCTGCGGGAGCCTTCTTTCAGCCAGGTCTCCCCGGCGGAGGCCGGGTTCGAGACGCCCTCGGAAGCTCCCCCGAGCTCTCTGGAGCAGTCCCCGAAGCAATCCCCGAAGCAGCCGCCAAAACAGCCCGCGAAACAGTCCTCGGCGGCGGCCTCGGCGCCGCCCTCGAAGGGCCAAGCCCCGGAGCCCCAGGCGGAAGCCGGCGCCGGGGGAGAGCTGTTGCCGTCTCTGGACGACCTGGATGATCTGGGCTCGATGCCGCCGCGCCCGTCGGAAGCACCGGGCGCTGCTCAGTCCGGGGGCTCCGCGACGGCTCCCCGCAAACCGGTCACCACCGCTGCCGCGAGCAAGCCGCGGGGAGACTTTCCGCCGGCGGCGGGCTTCTGGGTCCGCGCCGGCGCCGGCTTCCTCGACTGGATGCTCATCCTGGTGGTCTCCGGCGCCGTATCGCTCCTCGGCGGTGGCCCTTGGCAGGCCCAGGGGAGCACTCTCTTCTCCGCCTCCGCCTTCGCCCTGGCGGTGTTGGTGCCGGTCTTCGGCTGGAGCATCTGGGGCACTACCCCGGGCAAGCGGCTGTTCAGCCTCTACGTGCTCAGCGTCGACCACAGCTCGACCATCGGCGTCGGCCGGGCTCTCCTGCGCTTCGCCGGCTATTTCGTCAGCCTGCTGGCCCTGGGGGTCGGTTTTCTGATGATCGGTTTCACCGGCGCGCGCCGCGGCCTTCACGACGTCATCGCTGGAACTTATGTGGCGCGCCGGGACTAG
- the uvrA gene encoding excinuclease ABC subunit UvrA, with the protein MPKTSSQSKKRTKKVAAGGPAERPAIVVTGARTHNLKNVDCRIPHGALTVVTGPSGAGKSSLAFDTVFAEGQRRFVESMSTYARQFLDQMERPPVESVDNVLPPVALEASNSIKNARSTVGTITETHDVLRLLFTHLGEVLCPQGHGPARSYSPEEAAGLLAQGAVGERFLLVARVRRPKKDANRSLDELIRQGFGRRLEEGGEDGEDEVVRLEPGGRWLKKHDPLPLVLGRFKASGDEPGMQLTHAVEEGYRLGEGRLEARGLDGTVRYYSREVMCSVCGDSFRRPTPPLFSFNSPLGACDECQGFGRVVGIDAERVIPDPRRSLRERPIAPWNTPAYENRYERLLAAAEERGIDLDTPWQDLPEKDRRWVWSGKGKFPSLDKFFAWLERKTYRVHVRVLLARYRSYTPCEACGGTRLQPEALRVEVQERTLPQLTALSIEDMRRWLQEQQWSERQREVAGHLIEALTERIEVLHRVGLDYLTLDRQARTLSGGEAQRIHLAASLGSGLTSTLYVLDEPTIGLHPTDSAKLLALLQDLAGRGNTVLVVEHERTLILGADHVIDLGPAAGEHGGRVMAAGTPGEILAAEDSLTGRYLRQRPVTPAREHLARFRREQGLPAAAAEVEGRPRIAIRGARAHNLRDIDVEFPLASMVAVVGVSGSGKSTLMENVLHGTYQRSQGVVDVEPGECDALEGLEPLADLVMVDQRPLGRSSRSNPVTYVKAYDEIRKLFAATPVAKQRGIQAGHFSFNIDRGRCPACKGTGVTEVDMQFMAAVSVTCEQCQGRRFKPEVLAVRVDGRNIAEVLELTVDEALEAFADRKRLCRRLQVLVDVGLGYLRLGQPTSTLSGGEAQRLKLASFLDRPKKDAPRLFLFDEPTTGLHLSDIDLLYQTLRRLVQRGDGVVVVEHSMDLVARSDWVVDLGPGGGRHGGELLFSGPLQSYLDHARGPSADELRRHLAWPSPAEATVGASESSRDSS; encoded by the coding sequence ATGCCCAAGACTTCCTCTCAGTCCAAGAAACGAACTAAGAAGGTGGCCGCCGGAGGTCCAGCCGAGAGACCGGCCATCGTGGTCACCGGGGCCCGCACCCACAATCTGAAGAACGTCGACTGCCGCATTCCCCACGGGGCGCTGACGGTGGTTACCGGGCCGTCCGGGGCGGGGAAGTCATCGTTGGCCTTCGACACCGTCTTCGCCGAGGGGCAGCGGCGCTTCGTCGAGTCCATGTCGACCTACGCCCGGCAGTTTCTCGACCAGATGGAACGGCCGCCGGTGGAGTCGGTGGACAATGTGTTGCCGCCGGTGGCGCTGGAGGCGTCCAACAGCATCAAGAACGCCCGCTCCACCGTCGGCACCATCACTGAGACTCACGACGTCCTACGGCTGCTCTTCACTCACCTGGGAGAGGTGCTCTGTCCGCAGGGTCACGGCCCCGCCCGCAGCTACAGCCCGGAGGAGGCGGCGGGGCTGTTGGCCCAGGGAGCAGTGGGGGAGCGTTTCCTGCTGGTGGCGCGGGTGCGGCGGCCGAAGAAGGACGCCAACCGCTCTCTGGACGAGCTCATCCGCCAGGGCTTCGGCCGCCGGCTGGAGGAGGGGGGCGAAGACGGCGAGGACGAGGTAGTGCGCCTGGAACCTGGCGGGCGCTGGCTGAAGAAGCACGACCCGCTGCCGTTGGTGCTGGGCCGTTTCAAGGCCAGCGGTGACGAGCCGGGGATGCAGCTGACCCACGCCGTGGAGGAAGGCTACCGCCTGGGGGAGGGACGGTTGGAGGCCCGGGGCCTGGACGGCACCGTGCGCTACTACTCTCGGGAAGTGATGTGCTCGGTGTGCGGCGACAGCTTCCGCCGCCCGACGCCGCCGCTCTTTTCCTTCAACTCGCCCCTGGGGGCCTGCGACGAATGCCAGGGCTTCGGCCGGGTGGTGGGTATCGACGCCGAGCGGGTGATTCCGGATCCCCGGCGCAGTCTGCGGGAGCGGCCCATCGCGCCGTGGAACACCCCCGCCTACGAGAACCGCTACGAGCGCCTGCTGGCCGCTGCCGAGGAGCGCGGCATCGACCTCGACACGCCCTGGCAGGACCTGCCGGAGAAAGATCGCCGCTGGGTGTGGAGCGGCAAGGGCAAATTCCCCAGCCTGGACAAATTCTTCGCCTGGCTCGAGCGCAAGACCTACCGCGTCCACGTGCGGGTGCTGCTGGCCCGCTATCGCTCCTACACCCCCTGCGAGGCCTGCGGCGGCACCCGGCTGCAGCCCGAGGCGCTGCGGGTCGAGGTCCAGGAGCGGACGCTGCCCCAGCTCACCGCTCTGAGCATCGAGGATATGCGCCGTTGGCTGCAGGAGCAGCAATGGAGCGAACGCCAGCGGGAGGTGGCGGGGCACCTCATCGAGGCGCTGACGGAGCGCATCGAGGTGCTCCACCGGGTGGGGCTGGACTATCTGACCCTGGACCGCCAGGCGCGCACTCTTTCCGGTGGTGAGGCCCAGCGTATTCATCTCGCCGCGTCCCTGGGCTCGGGGCTCACCAGCACCCTCTACGTCCTCGACGAGCCCACCATCGGGCTGCACCCCACGGATAGCGCCAAGCTGCTGGCGCTGCTCCAAGATCTGGCGGGGCGGGGCAATACGGTGCTGGTGGTGGAGCACGAGCGCACCCTCATTCTGGGCGCCGATCACGTCATCGATCTGGGGCCGGCGGCGGGGGAGCACGGTGGCCGGGTGATGGCCGCCGGCACGCCGGGGGAGATCCTCGCCGCCGAGGATTCCCTCACCGGCCGCTATCTGCGCCAGCGTCCGGTGACCCCGGCGCGGGAGCATCTGGCCCGCTTCCGCCGGGAGCAGGGCCTGCCAGCGGCGGCCGCGGAGGTGGAGGGGCGGCCGCGGATCGCCATCCGCGGGGCTCGGGCTCACAATCTGCGCGACATCGACGTGGAGTTTCCCCTCGCCTCCATGGTGGCGGTGGTGGGGGTCTCCGGCTCGGGCAAGTCGACCTTGATGGAGAACGTTCTCCACGGCACCTACCAGCGCTCCCAGGGAGTGGTGGACGTGGAGCCCGGGGAGTGCGACGCCCTGGAGGGGCTGGAGCCGCTGGCGGACTTGGTGATGGTGGACCAGCGGCCCCTGGGGCGCTCCAGCCGCTCCAATCCGGTGACCTACGTCAAGGCCTACGACGAGATTCGCAAGCTCTTCGCCGCCACGCCGGTGGCCAAGCAGCGGGGCATCCAGGCGGGGCATTTCTCGTTCAATATCGACCGCGGCCGGTGCCCGGCGTGCAAGGGCACCGGAGTCACCGAGGTGGACATGCAGTTCATGGCGGCGGTGAGCGTCACCTGCGAGCAATGTCAGGGACGGCGTTTCAAACCCGAGGTGCTGGCGGTGCGGGTGGACGGCCGCAACATCGCCGAAGTGTTGGAGCTGACGGTGGACGAGGCGTTGGAGGCCTTCGCCGATCGCAAGCGCCTATGCCGCCGGCTGCAGGTGTTGGTGGACGTCGGGCTGGGCTATTTGCGCCTGGGGCAGCCCACCTCCACCCTCTCCGGCGGCGAGGCCCAGCGGCTCAAGCTGGCCAGCTTCCTCGACCGGCCGAAGAAGGACGCACCGCGACTCTTCCTCTTCGACGAGCCCACCACCGGCCTGCACCTGTCGGATATCGATCTGCTCTACCAGACGCTGCGGCGGCTGGTGCAGCGGGGCGACGGCGTGGTGGTGGTGGAGCACAGCATGGATTTGGTGGCGCGCTCCGATTGGGTGGTGGATTTGGGGCCCGGCGGTGGCCGCCACGGCGGTGAGTTGCTCTTCTCCGGGCCGTTGCAGAGCTATCTGGACCATGCCCGGGGCCCTTCCGCCGATGAGCTGCGGCGGCATCTGGCGTGGCCGTCGCCGGCGGAGGCTACGGTAGGCGCCTCGGAGTCTTCGCGAGATTCGAGCTAG